A portion of the Dermacentor albipictus isolate Rhodes 1998 colony unplaced genomic scaffold, USDA_Dalb.pri_finalv2 scaffold_86, whole genome shotgun sequence genome contains these proteins:
- the LOC139053304 gene encoding uncharacterized protein isoform X1, protein MGIAVSSGVLDVPSLLHGGASAFSEASSPQKLPSFTMHVLLPDEAADDVLPRNGDLVVKTLDAAEEEARSSCAPHRRRLVPGAECDRIVEKDAKDNLAEYNSLQAPRTVQGHRHLVEEVSRDTGHWVIYRKSPEEPTTRAAAAAGSGNRQHRHCSAVAWPDYRFEALRCRPRVHPARHAAASVDDDELPHGRVQQRRGGNAKQLPSEATHEFAPPRVAGNTALSAPNGAQRPQEWPTVSGIASRVPDVYSAAACPGCCGKIVPRSAGGISVTLPRSGRERVRPVRSIDTGPASHLCGLITGCWEDASRGFARLVVGCGPHKHLYCRN, encoded by the exons ATGGGCATCGCTGTATCCAGCGGCGTACTCGATGTACCCAGTCTCCTCCACGGCGGCGCATCAGCCTTCTCAGAAGCATCGTCACCCCAGAAGTTGCCTTCGTTCACAATGcacgtcctgcttccagacgaaGCCGCGGACGACGTCCTCCCGAGGAACGGCGACCTTGTGGTCAAGACTCTGGACGCGGCTGAGGAAGAGGCTCGTAGCAGCTGCGCACCACATCGGAGGAGGCTTGTCCCGGGGGCCGAGTGCGACAGGATCGTTGAGAAGGACGCCAAGGACAACCTGGCTGAGTACAACTCCCTGCAAGCACCGCGCACCGTTCAAGGACATCGGCACCTGGTGGAAGAGGTATCCAGGGACACCGGGCACTGGGTGATATACAGGAAGAG TCCGGAGGAGCCGACTACACGTGCAGCGGCAGCGGCCGGGAGCGGGAATCGCCAGCACAGGCATTGCAGCGCAGTCGCGTGGCCCGACTACAGGTTCGAGGCGCTGCGCTGCCGGCCACGCGTGCACCCTGCGCGACATGCTGCCGCTTCGGTCGACGACGACGAACTCCCGCACGGCCGAgtgcaacagcgacgcggtggcAACGCCAAGCAGCTGCCTTCGGAGGCTACTCACGAG TTCGCCCCGCCCAGAGTAGCCGGCAATACGGCGTTGTCGGCGCCGAACGGTGCACAGCGACCACAGGAGTGGCCCACCGTCTCGGGCATCGCCTCACGTGTGCCTGACGTCTACTCGGCGGCAGCTTGTCCCGGCTGTTGTGGCAAGATTGTTCCACGCTCCGCAGGCGGCATCTCGGTGACCTTGCCGAGGTCAGGCAGAGAGAGGGTGCGCCCCGTCCGCAGCATTGACACAGGCCCAGCAAGCCACCTTTGCGGTCTGATCACTGGATGCTGGGAAGATGCTTCAAGAGGCTTTGCGCGTCTTGTAGTGGGATGTGGCCCTCATAAGCATCTCTATTGTAGGAACTGA
- the LOC139053304 gene encoding uncharacterized protein isoform X2 has protein sequence MGIAVSSGVLDVPSLLHGGASAFSEASSPQKLPSFTMHVLLPDEAADDVLPRNGDLVVKTLDAAEEEARSSCAPHRRRLVPGAECDRIVEKDAKDNLAEYNSLQAPRTVQGHRHLVEESGGADYTCSGSGRERESPAQALQRSRVARLQVRGAALPATRAPCATCCRFGRRRRTPARPSATATRWQRQAAAFGGYSRVRPAQSSRQYGVVGAERCTATTGVAHRLGHRLTCA, from the exons ATGGGCATCGCTGTATCCAGCGGCGTACTCGATGTACCCAGTCTCCTCCACGGCGGCGCATCAGCCTTCTCAGAAGCATCGTCACCCCAGAAGTTGCCTTCGTTCACAATGcacgtcctgcttccagacgaaGCCGCGGACGACGTCCTCCCGAGGAACGGCGACCTTGTGGTCAAGACTCTGGACGCGGCTGAGGAAGAGGCTCGTAGCAGCTGCGCACCACATCGGAGGAGGCTTGTCCCGGGGGCCGAGTGCGACAGGATCGTTGAGAAGGACGCCAAGGACAACCTGGCTGAGTACAACTCCCTGCAAGCACCGCGCACCGTTCAAGGACATCGGCACCTGGTGGAAGAG TCCGGAGGAGCCGACTACACGTGCAGCGGCAGCGGCCGGGAGCGGGAATCGCCAGCACAGGCATTGCAGCGCAGTCGCGTGGCCCGACTACAGGTTCGAGGCGCTGCGCTGCCGGCCACGCGTGCACCCTGCGCGACATGCTGCCGCTTCGGTCGACGACGACGAACTCCCGCACGGCCGAgtgcaacagcgacgcggtggcAACGCCAAGCAGCTGCCTTCGGAGGCTACTCACGAG TTCGCCCCGCCCAGAGTAGCCGGCAATACGGCGTTGTCGGCGCCGAACGGTGCACAGCGACCACAGGAGTGGCCCACCGTCTCGGGCATCGCCTCACGTGTGCCTGA